TTCCTGCCAAAGAGAGGATTTCGCATTTCTCCACATTTCATTCCTATGCCACTTTCTTGCCAACTCACTTATCCTGTCCAAACCCAATCTATTttatgcagcacggtagtattgtggatagcacaattgcttcacagctccagggtcccaggttcgattccagcttgggtctgcacagagtctgcacatcctccccgtgtgtgcgtgggtttcctccgggtgctccggtttcctgccacagtccaaagatgtgcaggttaggtggattggccatgataaattgcccttagtgttgggtggggctactgggttatgggaatagggtggaggtgttgaccttgggtagggtgctctttccaggagccggtgcagacttgatgggccaaatggcctccttctgcactgtaaattctatgaaatctatttgCCCAGGAACTTGTGAGAATGATGTGTGGTCTAGAAAGGCGAGGCTGAATATTAGGCAATTAAAAAATGCATGTTTTGAGATTGTCTCTTCAATATAAACCTCTTTTCAATATAAACATCTTTAATCACCTACTGGAATTGTTGTATAATTACTTTGTCACTATTGTGACTTTACAATACAATTgtgtttctttccctctcttcatATTATTTATCATGATTGTTGTGTTAATTTTCCAGGGGAAACCTGTTGAAATCCTGCCTTTTCTATACCTGGGTAGCGCTTACCACGCCTCCAGACCAGACTTTCTAGATGATCTCCACATCAGTGCTTTGTTGAATGTATCTCGTGACTGTGCAGAGTATTTCAAAAGCAAATATCACTACAAGTTCATCCCTGTAGAAGATAGTGCAACTGCAGACATGAGTTCCCATTTCCAGGAAGCAATAGACTTCATTGGTATGTAACTATCATGGTGATTTCGTTTCACAATTAACTTTTAATATCTGTTGGTATAGgcattttttttaaccaattttGGTCATTATCCTGTGAACAGTGTCACTTTTATATGATTTAGATGGGTCCTTTTCATACGATGCAAATTTCTTGTGCCTTCGAAGAATTCATTCTATTAGactttgctcccccttccacaataaCCTCCTAAAAAGGAAACCCGAATGGGAATGTCCATTTCATTCCAATTGATCGCAGAAATTGGGATAATATTTCAAGGATCAATAGTGATGGTCAGTAATTATTTTTCTCCTCTTTTGTTTTTGAGAAGACTCTTATTTTATGAACTATTTCTCTTTCCAAATTCAACCTTGCTAGTAATTCACCAGACTTCAATATAGTTCTAATAGGTCAAGGTGCTTGGAGAGCCCACCCATCCACCTTAGTTGATTTGGCCTGGGCGTTGTTGAGCTTcgagttggagctgcactcatccaggcaatttgaGGACCTGAGCTGTGCCTTCTCAGGATTTGGGATTTGAATCGGCAACAACTGAATATTCAGCGTCTGACTTGTTATTTTAATCACCATATTTGTATGTCTGGTACAGTTTCTGCTCAGTGGGGACCCCCAAGATATTGATGGGGGAGAAATTTAATGATGGTACCAAATGTGAAGGGGACTTtctgttgttggagatgatcattgtccAACACGGTGACCAAAATCTGAATGTggtcctggtcttgctgcatgtggggcaaggactgcttcattatctgaggacctTGGGGTGGAACATTCTTTCTTTAGAGCTTAAAAGTGACAGCAGTGGAGCTGTTTTTGGCCTCTGTGCCTGTGAACTAGAGCAAGAGAAATAAATCTGACATTCAGCAATTCTTGATGGAAAATGTGAATATGTGGATGTTGCACAAGAACTGAATTGGGCTTAGCCATGATAGCCATAATAGTTGAATAACTCACCATGTGTTCAGGCTCACCTATTTAAAATAGTCATTTGGATGTAGTAATGGAGGTTGTCCAACTGTGAAACTGTACCTCGACCTCAGTTTAAAGTTAACACCTTAACAAATGGAGGTGataaattggggggaaaaaaggggCGAAATTTTAACTATTGAATATAGTTTTACCAAGTAAATGCTTTTGCCCCTCTAGGCTAAAGCATCTTTTAGACTTTGCAGTTGGCAATTTTCTATATAGTGTAACATTACCTAACCTCGTTGAAGATATGTTAACTGATGTAGTGGGATTACCAAATAGTTTGGgattatacattaatgatcagTTAAATTGAGCTAATGTTATTTTGCAGATCATGTGAGACACACAGGAGGGAAGGTCCTAGTCCACTGTGAAGCAGGTATTTCCCGGTCACCCACAATCTGTTTGGCCTATCTCATGAGGTCCAAGGAGCTACGATTGGAAGAAGCCTTTGACTACATTAAAGAACGAAGAAGTACTATTTCTCCCAATTTTGGATTTATGAACCAGCTATTGCAGTACGAATCTGaaatcctctccctcaccccgACCGTCAAATCCTGCAAAAGAGAGACAGTATCCTGCTCGGCAGACGAACTGACGTACAACAAAAGTTTGGAAAGTTCAGTCTACACTTTTCCCAGTTCACTTTTGAGTACAGTGCCAATACCGTCACCGGCCCATCAGTTTGAATTCAGTCCGATAAAGGTATCTCTGTCCTGCTGAAATGCAACGGCCACATCACAAACTTCGGAATGAAAGCAATATAATTGATGATGGATTGCTGAAACAAAGGTGAATCCTGGCTGCTTTTAAGTGGTCTCATCAATTCCTGCAGTATTTTGTGCTTGCTCAGCTTAGCCCTCCACCTTGCGATGGTTCCCCAACGTCAGCAACCAAATCAGGGCGGCACATTTTCTGGACAAAAACTGCATGGAAACCGTGGCCATGCCAATGTGCAGTAGGCATACAATCGTAACATGAGAGCATCAAGATGGAATGGGAAGGCAGCTCAATACCATGCCTGAATGGAGTTTATGCTGATTATCATCTTGGTTACATGTACCACATCAGATCAACATCCACCTAGCCTTTTGTAGCTAGGATCTTTCACTGTTCTGTGACTCAAGTATTCTGAGTAAATCAATGCAAACCAAAGGTAGCATCAACAGTGTATTCAATGCTTCTGTATTTAACTATTTGTTTCAATTCAGGGCTATGTGTTCTTGTCTTGGTATCGAACAATTGCATGAACAGTCTCGGTTTTATATGTGCTGTGTTACACTAGATAGAACAAGTAAATGTTatcaatgtatttaaagaaaagaGCCACAACTCAAAAGAATGGGGAAGGACAGTTTTATCGATGGTCATGATCTGTGATCTTTGTTCTGGTTTATAGTTTCAGAATAAAGGCCCCCCATTCAGAATTTTGGTCTCTGTACCTCCACTTCAGATGAAAGCCAAATTGTAATGaattaattaaatgaaaatcagctTTTACTCCAATGTGAGATTTCACCTTGTTCTGCAGCAACAAAAACCTATTCTGCATGATGGTCACAAAAGTTTGAAAACCATAGGGTTGAGCCTAAGGGACCATAGCTGTATACCTTCAAcatatacacatttattatagaTCATCTACAACAAATTAGTGAATTATTCTTGAAAAggtagaacttgcatttatatagtatccTTAGGATGTCCCACGAAAAAAGGACACATTTGGAAGTATGGTCGCTGTTGCTATGGAGGTAAACACAGCAGACCGAGCAGAATTCCAAAATTGGCAATTCGGTAAATGACCAGCCTGTTCTGCTTGAGGGATCACTTTTGGCAGGACACTAGGATAGTCCCCTGGGCTGTCTTTGAAAATCAGTCACACTCCACATACGGAGGCCCATCTGCAGCACCAAAGTTGTGCCTGAGTGGGaatttgaagtctactcatgcctcactgcctctgccacagAGGAAATCACTGCAACCTCCTCTCATGGCTCAGCCTGGAGCAGGATTTAATACCTGTATTAAACCCTCGCACTATTATTGAGCCTCCCTAGTCTAAATCTGCCCCGTCACACCATTTTGTTATCTGCAGTTTGATACTGAAATCCAGACTATCAAACTCCTTCATTTATGTAGTATCCTCAGTgggtagaacagttgcttcactgctcagggtcactgtctgtgcggagtctgcacattcttcccgtatctgtgtgggtttcctttgggtgctccggtttcctcccacagtccaagtgcaggttgggtggattggccatgctaaattgcccttggtgtccaaaaaggttaggtggggttacagggatagggttgaggcgtgggcgccctttccaagggccggtgcagactcgatgggccaaatggcctcttgcactgtaaattctatgatttatttcTGTATAATTTATCACTTTTTTCCCCTCTTCACCAAAACTGCTTTTAAGAAGTTTTTTTccctatttaaaaaaacaaacaaggcAACGACGACTACTTAAGGTTGGATGTGTATATTTAGGTAACCCTACCACCTCATCCCATGCGGGCGTGAATCATACCACCTCATGACTATATTAAAACACTGCTACCTCTGAAGGTTGAAAATAAATGTTAATGTGATTTTAGGTGCTTTCTACAGTTACAATGATTTGAAACAACTTTTGAATCCCCCGTCCTGTTTTGCCAGCTGTCCTACTGGTATATTGTACAGTTCTGAGCACTGAAATGGAGTCATTGATGTCAAGTTTGTCTCAGGATTTTGTGAATTAATCTATGAAACCTGTAGATGTTTTCAGGGAATGTTGCAATATCCTATTGTAAATGAGCAATACACTTTGGGAATATGTGCAGTGCTGTTTGTATGTTTCCCTGTACAGTGTCAATAAAATATTTCAAATGGGGGTAAAAATACAAGTTTATTTGATATTTATTCTTTCGGCAGAAGTGGACAtccgccagcatttattgcccatgatcCTGGTGGCTTTGCCAGGCCATTTTGGAGGGCAGTTGAAGCCACGGTGCTGTGTGTCTGGGGTTATACACAGGGCAGAGATGGTATTTCACAATTGACACCATCACTTCTAATTAAATTTTACCAGCCAcagaagtgggatttgaacctatgccCCTAAAGTCTGTGCTTCTGGATTAGTAGCCACTGACATTATCGCTGTGCCaccatttccacccccccccccccccctccccaacaccaatattatcatagaattcctatagtgcagatggaggccatttggcctattgtgtcTGCCCCAACCGTCTGAAAGAACACCTGACCtaggcccaccctatccctgcaaacccataaccccacctcaccttttagaCACTTGGGGgcattttggcatggccaattcatctaacctgcacctctttggacgaTGAGGaaaagcacccagagggaacccatggggagaacgtagaaattccacacagacacccagggTTGGAATtgtacccaggtccctggcactgtagcattgccactgtgccaccctgtaaaTTTAAAGTTATTTAAAGAAATACCTTCCTCACACCATGACTTGTTTTTTGATCTTATTATGGAGATAACAATGGAGCTcaggctctttttaaaaacaaaaaaaacccccaaatcatttttttccaattgaggggcaatttaccccaatccacctactgtgcacatctttgggttgtggggcagaaacccgcgcaaacacgaggagaatgtgcaaaccccacaatgacagtgacccagagccgggatcgaacctgggacctcggcactgtgagccaGCAGGGTTAAACCACTGCGTCAGCTTAGGCTCTTTTTAAAGGGGTGTAATGTTGCATGTGATTGTATAACAAGTCTTCATTCCTGTTTTCCTGaagcatattttaaaataatgtaaCGTAGTACACCCTTCATTTGCCAGGTCCCAATCAGCTTCTGTGTTCACTGGACTAGGGTACCTTAACTGATTTGAGAATGAGCCTTTTCTAGTATGGATATAGAAATCAAGCTGCAAGTAGTAGAATGTTAAAAGTATTGTAGTAAAGACGATCATTGACCATCCCTTTAACTGAGGAGCATTTAACCTCCACCCAATACGATTAAAGGATCTGTACTTTTCAATATTCACATCCAactgatttattttaatttaataccACTGACCTATGAACATAGAAGAAGGTAATGCAGTACACAGTAAGAGCAACAGCAGTTAAATGAGCTCAATGCTCTAAAGATGCCACAATAATGACACAGGCATACTCCCTTCCATTTAGATTACTGTGTATAGATGAAATCCTGAATGCCAGTGCAATGTTAGAAACTCTTCAAAACATTATTAACAATCGCCAAATATTTGCGTGCGCAGAAATGGTCAATAGTCCCAattttaaagggcagcatggtggtgcaatggttagcactgctgccacacggcactaaggagccaggttcgatcccggtccagggtcactgtccctgtggagtttgtacattctctgtgtgggtctcacccccacaacccatagatgtacagggtaggtggattggctatgctaagaacatagaacatacagtgcagtgttgctcgttctgggtgagtgtgctttacactcaatttggctctttcgttccttagctctagagtcgccagtatcgttaagataccgcttcaagttcagaccaataactccatacaccagttagtaagttcaaacaagacatgtttattataatacagttatctactaattatgcatataaaactacaagactaggctaatcctaccactaacaggccaaatacctatctggataagggaactgccggatcagggaacaacggcctcttgctttgtcctggatccgcaggcttccagtcggtgtggactaaaggggtcaggagtgtctactctcgtagcgtgcgttgtatgacacttacttgatggcggctgctgaccaggcccctCCTTcacaaggtcttctgctgcaacggtgttctgctggggagggctggctggtcaaggagaggctggctaagaggagctggtcaagagagcgagctgggtcagggtctctgtcttatacctctcccagggtctcgcgcctacctgggcggaccctctatacactcacaatcaattgggtctcttcccaatcgattgatttgaatttccccaataaccgGGCAGTCCCTCGaccactgggcggttcttggggcttattgttttggacttctcttggtgccgagaagtctggccttctattcactgtagcgatttgagttaacttgtttccattgtacctgggaatcactgggtatcgcctcattagtatgctaacttgtttttttcacagtgctgtctggtttctgcagcagtcagaatacacaagcgcttctgcaagctgcttgcttttgcaacatgtccattttccctgcattctttgtaatcttccattttgtgttgggcagtggccaccccaggtggctacagcagaagcaggccattcggaccatcgagtattcaccgacccacttaatccctcacttccaccctatccccgtaatccaataaccgctccttacatttttttggtcactaagggcaatttatcatggccactccacctaacctgcacgtctttggactgtgggaggaaactggagcacctggaggaaacccacgcagacgctgggagaatgtgcagactccgcacagacaatgacccagcagggaattgaacctggaactgtgaagtcacttgtgctgccctaaaAGTGGCTAACTTGCCTCTTAATTGGTAAAACAAAAAGTCCCAATTTAAACCTGTTTTGGAAGGTTTTTCCAAAGAGAAAAAAATACTTTCTTGTCACAACCTCAGGACTTGTTTTatggccaattaagtactttagtGCAAATATTATGTTATGGCATGACGCCCCCAGTCGTGTGATAGTGACGCCTAGGTTGGTCTACATAACAGTCCAAG
The sequence above is drawn from the Scyliorhinus canicula chromosome 16, sScyCan1.1, whole genome shotgun sequence genome and encodes:
- the dusp5 gene encoding dual specificity protein phosphatase 5; the encoded protein is MTVSGIDGQRLKKFIRKQTGRSLILDCRPFLSFAASHVQGSYSVNLNSVVVRRSRGGPVPLQFVIPDERARVRLREGRVSTVVILDERTSQSPRPSKDGTAQIVLSTLAAVTSTARIYFLKGGYEDFHSQYPECCSELKPSLNYTGVQEVKETDASRTNQHEKPCSNRRPVYDQGKPVEILPFLYLGSAYHASRPDFLDDLHISALLNVSRDCAEYFKSKYHYKFIPVEDSATADMSSHFQEAIDFIDHVRHTGGKVLVHCEAGISRSPTICLAYLMRSKELRLEEAFDYIKERRSTISPNFGFMNQLLQYESEILSLTPTVKSCKRETVSCSADELTYNKSLESSVYTFPSSLLSTVPIPSPAHQFEFSPIKVSLSC